AGCTGAAGGATTGACATGGCCCCGCTACTGATCGCCCTTCCGCTCGGCCTCGGCGCGCTGGCCTGGATCGCCCGCGACCGCCGGATCAGCCGGGCGGCTCTGCTGGGGACAGCGGCGGTCTTCCTGGCGGCGGTCGCCGCCTGGTGGGCCGGCGCCGGCCGCGGCGATAGCGGGGGAGGCCTGGCCGCCTACCTGTCGGTGGACGCAATCGGACTGGTCTTCCTGACGATCATGGCCCTAGTCTTCGCGGCGGCCGCCGTGGCCAGCCTGGCCTATTTCAAGGAACAGGGCTTGTCCCCCCGGCGCGAGGCCGCCTACACGGCCCAGCTCCTGTTTTTTGCGGCGGCCATGGCGGGCGTCATGCTGGCCCGCCATCTGGCGCTCTTCTGGGTTCTCCTCGAGGCGACGACACTGACCAGCGCCCTGCTGATCTACTTCGAAAAGAAGAAGTCCTCGTTGGAGGCCGCCTGGAAATATGTCTTCATCTGCTCCGTGGGGATCGCCCTGGCGTTCGTCGGGATCATCATCCTCACGGTGGGGAGCCGGGGCATCAACTCCCTGTTCTTCACCGAGCTGGCCCGCCGGGCGGGCGAGATCAATCCCTTCTGGCTGAAGATGGCCTTCGCCTTCATCCTGGTCGGCTTCGGGACCAAGATCGGCGTGGCCCCGATTCACGCCTGGCTGCCGGACGCCCACTCCGAGGCGCCCGCGCCGGTCTCGGCCCTGCTTTCGGGCGCCTTGTTGAACTCTTCGTTCCTGGGGCTTGTCCGGTTCCAGGCGATCATGATCCGGGCCGGATTGGGGGGCTTCTCCGATTTCCTTCTCATTCTGACCGGCTTTCTCTCCCTCGTGGTGGCGGCCGCGTTCCTGCTCCAGACCGTCAATTACAAACGGATGCTGGCCTATTCCTCGATCGAAAACATGGGCATCCTCTTCCTGGGCTTGGCCTTCGGTCCGGCTGGGTTTTTCGCCGCGCTCCTCCACAGCGCGGCCCATTCCCTGGCCAAGGCTTCGCTGTTCCTGACCTCGGGGGAGATCCTGCGCCTGTATGGCAGCAAGCGGATCGACGATGTCCGGGGCTTGTTGCGGAGGGAGCCCCGGATCGGCTGGGTCTGGATCGTCTCGTTCCTGGCCGTCGCCGGCTTCCCCCCGTTTCCCGCGTTTTTGAGCAAGATTCTTTTGATCGGCGCCTTCTTCGCCGCCGGTTCCGGCTGGCTGACCGGCCCGTTCCTGGCCCTGATCGTGGTGATCGTCTTCGGCATGGGCGGCGCCGTCTTCCGCATGGCCTTCGGCGAACCGCCGGCGCCGGCCGCGGCGGAGCGATCCGGCCTTCTGTCCTACGGGCCGCAAGTCCTTCTGCTCATCCTGCTTTTAGCGATCGGCCTGTCCATCCCGGCGAAAGTTTTGGCGCTCATGAGGGAGGCGGTCGGTCTTTTGAACTGACCGGAGATGAATATGGCGACAAGCGCGGCGTTCAAGAATCTTCAGCCCGTACCCGTGACGGAGATCCCCCGGCTGTCGCCGGCCGAGTTCCGGCGCGCGATGGTCGAAGATGCGGAGGCGGGCCGCCGGATCGTCCTCTTCTTCGGCGATCGCGAGCCGGCCGGCGTCACCCTGACCGCCGTTCTGGCGGATGACGATCGATCGCGGCTGTTCGCGGCCTCGACCTGCGTGGGAAGCGAAGCCCGGTATCCGGCGATCACGCCCGACGTCCCGGCGTTTCATTTGTTCGAGCGTGAGGTCTACGAAGAGTTCGGCCTGGAGCCGGTCGGCCATCCCTGGCTGAAGCCGGTCCGCCGCGGCATCGCCGGAATCAATCCCGCCGAAGCGCCCACCGCTTTCTTCCGAATGGAGGGCGACGAGGTGCACGAAGTCGGCGTCGGCCCGATTCACGCCGGGGTCATCGAGCCCGGCCATTTTCGCTTCTCCTGCCAGGGCGAGGATGTCCACCACCTCGAAATTCAGCTCGGCTTCCAGCATCGAGGCGTGGAGAATCTCTTCCTGCGGCGGCGCGACCATCCGGCTTTTCTCCTGCGGTTGGCCGAGTCGATCGCGGGCGACAGCGTCATCGGCCATGCCGGCGCCTTCGCCGGGGCCACGGAAGCCCTCGGCCGCATCCTCCCCGCCCGGCGGGCCCTGATGATTCGCGTCATCGCCCAGGAATTGGAGCGCATCGGCATCCATCTCGGGGACTTGGCGGCCCTGGCCGGCGACGTCGCCTATCTGACCGGGCAGTCCGTATACGGGGCCCTGCGGACCAAGATCATCAACACGACCCTGGCCCTCTGCGGCAGCCGTTTCGGCCGCGGCCTGATCGCGGTCGGCGGAGTCCGATTCGACGTGACCCCGGAAGGGCGGGCCGCGGTCCGGTCCGTCCTCGAGGAGGTCGAAGAAGGCGCGCGGCTGGCGTCCGCCGTCCTCTTCGGGTCCGGGTCGGTTCTGGCCCGCTTCGAGAAGGCCGGGATCGTGTATCCGGAAACGGCCCGGCAAATCGGTCTGGTGGGGCCGGCGGCCCGGGCCAGCGGGTTGGCTCGGGACGTTCGTTCGGACCATCCCTACGGCGGATATGCGTACTTTCCCGTCCATAAGATGACCCTGACCTCGGGCGATGTCTTCGCCCGGGCATATATCCGCTCGGTCGAGATCGCCCAGTCCATCCGTCTCGTCCGTGAGCAGATCGATCTCCTGCCCGAAGGGGATCTCCTCCATCCTCCGGGCCCTCCGGCGGCCGGGCATCTCGTCGTCTCCCTGGCCGAGGGCTGGCGGGGCGAGATCGCCCATGCGGCGGTCACGGATGACGAAGGCCGCCTGAAGCGCTATAAGATCAAGGACCCGTCGTTCCACAACTGGTTCGGGCTGGCTATGGCCGTCCGGAAGAACGGGATCTCGGACTTCCCCATCTGCAATAAAAGCTTCAACTTGTCCTATTGCGGATTCGACCTATGACCGCCGCAGCGGGAGAATCATGCTCGACCTGTTGAAATTGAGGAAACGGCACGGGCGTCCCGTGATCAAGGACCTCCGGCGGGCGGAGGTGAAAGCCCCCTTCCGCGGCTTTCCACTCCTGCGGGAAGGGGCCTGTCCCGATGGCTGTGATCAATGCCTGCGAGCTTGCCCGACGGGCGCCCTGTCGATTCGTCCGCTGCGGCTCGACCTCGGTGCCTGCCTGTTTTGCGGCGATTGCGAAACGGCTTGCCCGGCCGGGATGGTGCGTTCCACTCCCGCCCACCGTCTGGGAGCCTCGAAGCGCGAGACTCTGCGGATCGGGCCCGGGGAGACGGCCGCCTCCTTTGCCGCTAAGGCCATCGGATCCCGACGGGAGATCCGCCGGCTCTTCGGCCGCTCTCTCAAGCTTCGCCAGGTCTCGGCCGCCGGATGCAACGGCTGTGAGATGGAGCTGGGCGCCTGCGGTAACGTCAACTTCGATATGGGCCGGTTCGGTGTGGACTTCGTCGCCTCGCCCCGACACGCGGACGGCCTGGTGTTGACGGGACCGATCTCGCGCAACATGTCTCCGGCCCTGAAGGACGCCTATCGAAGCTTGGGAACGCCTCGGGTCGTGGTCGCCGCGGGAGCGTGCGCCATCCACGGCGGTTTGTTCGCCGAGAGCGTCGATCTCGACCGCTCGTTTCTGGCCGAGACACCCATCGATCTCTTCGTTCCCGGCTGTCCTCCGCATCCCCTGACTTTCATCCGGGCCGTGCTCGATTTCCTGGGACGTTGACCGGGGCGCAACGAGAGCTTGTCGGGAATCGTTGTATAATTGGAACGAGGGGGGCGGGAATCCACCCTCGCATCAGGGGAGGGGACCATGAAATCGCCTTTTAAAATCGGCTTGGTGATCGTCGTCGGCTTGGGCCTTTCTATGGCCGACGCCGCGGATGCGAAGGGAACGCCCGGCGGGCAGGCGGGGAAACCGGTTGTCGTTGCCAATCCAAAGGAGCCCGTCCCCCCGTCCGGGCAGCGGACGAAGGTCGTCTTCCGGGAAGAACTGACGATTGGGGTCGAGGAGGGCGATGAGAACTATATGTTCGGATCCAGCATCCAGGTGACGGCGGACGAGAGGGGGGGCATTTACGTCCTGGACTGGAGCCGAAAGAGAATCCAGAAATTCGATCCCGCCGGGAAGTTCCTCTTTTCCATCGGCCGCGCGGGCCAAGGCCCCGGGGAGTTCGGCAATCTCTGGGAGATGCGCTTCGACGGCCGGGGCCGGATCTATATCACCGATATCGCCAACAAGAGAATCACGTTCTTCGACAAGGAAACCGGCCGCTTCGCGGAGGCCATCAAGCTGGAGGCCTCTACGGGGGCCGTCATCCTCCTTTCCAACGGGACCTATTTCACCTCGACGAACACACGCGAGGACCGGCCGGACGGGCCCAAATGGGCGATCCCCTACGGGATCTTCGACCGGGACTTCAAGCTGAAAACCGAGTTCCGCCGGGACGGGGTCGACTTCACGGGCCTGCCGGAATACGCCGACCGGGCGCGCTTTGTCGCCGGGATGCTGAGCCGAAGCGCTTTCAAGCCGAACGTGATCACCGCCGTGACCGACGATGAGCGGCTTATCGTCGGATACCCGGACCGATACGAATTCACCGTCTATGATCGGACCGGGGAGCCGCGTCTGCTGATCAAAAAAGACGCCGCACCGCGGTTGGTGACGGATGGGCACAAGGATTACTACTTCCAAACGGCCGTTCTCTCGTTTCTGGCGTCCAGCGGAGGGAACAACCGGCCGAAGGACGAGGATGTCCGGAAGGCCATGGTCTATCCCAAGCTTCTCCCGGCTTATAACCAGATCATCCCGATGGACGACGGGCTGTTGTTCGTCGTGACGGACACGCTGCCCCGGGCTTCGACGGTCGATCTCTTCGACGCCAAAGGGGCTTGGCTCGGCAGCTTCGTGACCGACGTGCCGGCGTCCACGCTCATATTCAGGAACGGGAAGGCTTACGGCGTCGAGGAGATTGACGACTATCACTACGTGAAGAGATACGCTTATACCCTTCAGAAATATTGACCGAAGGGCTTGTTCGCGGGCGTCGGCTCAGCGCTTGGCCGCCGCGGGCCCGTTCAATAGCCCCGCCGCCTTGAGGCTTAAATAGGGCAGGGCGATGGTGGCGACATAGAGCGGATTGCTGGCGCCGCCCGTGTCCGGGTTGAACCACTCCCAGGCTTGGGTTGTTCCGTCGGGCCGCAAGTTCTTTCGGAGCGAGGCGACGAACTCCCGGGCCATGTCCGCGGCCGCCTTCGGATCGACGCGACGGATCGCCGCGATGACCCAACCGGTTGGAGTTCCCCAATAGCCGCCGTTCTGGTACTCCCCGGGCTTGGCCACCGAGACCGTCCAGTTGCCGGCGTCGCCCCGGCCGGTCTTGGGCAGATGGCGGACCCAGCCCTGCCGGACCGTCGTCCCTTCCCGGAAGCCTCGGACCAACGCGCGGGCGACCTGTCCGGCCGCGGGCTCGTCCAAAGCGCCGATCGCGACGGCGAAGGCGCTGCCCCAGACGTCGGGCTGATTGCCGACTTCGGTCGCCGAATGAAGCCAGGCCTCGGCTCCGTCCGGGCTCATCCGTAGAAACGTCGCGGGCAGGGCTTTGCGGATTCGCGCCGCGTCCCGGCGGTAAGCTTCGGCCTTGCCCGGCTCGCCCGCGGCTTCGAACAGTGTGGTCAGCCGGAGCGCCGCCTCGTACTTGAGGAGCGAAGGGAAGAGAAGCTTCCCGCTCTTGGATTCGGCGTCGCAGAAGCCCCAGTCCTTGGCGTTTTCCGTCTCGATGGGGCCCGCCGTGACCAGCCCTGTGATCGGATCGGACGGCGCAATCCGGTAGATCTTCTCGCACAGATCCGAGAGCTTCTCCAGGCTGAAGGAGGTCCGCATCTTCGATCGGAAAAGGTTCAGGCTCCCGCTCATCCGCCAGTGCTCGAAGACCGCGCCGATGAAATAGAAATGGTCGTCCAGCGGCGGGTATTTGCCCCAGGGAGAACCGCCCTGCTTGTCGCCTGTCTCGTAATTCCCGGGGTAGAACGTCGGCAGTCCGTCGAAATTGATGTGATCCGGCACGGCATAGGCCGGCACGACGACCCCCGGCCTGACTTCCCAGTCCCCGGGCCCCAGGAGGGTTCCGACGATGAGCCGGATCCAACCCTCGATCTCCGCCGCGGGAATGAAATCCCCGCCCAGCATCATGATCGAGTCCCGGATCCAGTAGGCGGGATAACCCATGTTCCCGCCCGGCACATGGAGCGCGTAAGGCGTCGTGTTGCGCCAGGTTCCGGATGATCCTCCGGCAGGCAAGCGCGCGGATTCGACAATCCGGCGGGCCTGGTCCTTGAGGAAGGCTTCGTCGGCCCGGCTGAGGACTTGGCCGTCCGCATAAGGGGCCAGCGCCGATACGGCCAAAACGAGAACCCGACCGATGGCTGCGATGCGCTTGCTCATGGGTCCACCGCGGCCGGAATCAGGATCGCCCCCTCCGATTCGAGATATCCCGCGATCGTGCCCTCGTCACTCAGATAGCCGACGCAGTCGGGATGGAGCGGCATGAGGCCGAAGCGCTCCCGGCCGGCCTCGTTCCGGAGGAGGCCCAGCGGGAAGAGCCGGCAGACGAGGGGGCGGGCCGGGTGGATACCGCAGCCTTCCTCGTTCAGGAAAACGCAATCGCCGTCCGGCCGCAAGCGGATCGTCCCGTCCGCCGGATCGAGATGGCGGGTCCTGAAATCGTCCGGCGTCGTCGCCAGCCGGGCCGCCATCCGTTCGACTTCGGCCGCATCGGGAACGATCCTCTTGTTATTGCAGCAGACCCGGCAACGCTGGCATTTGAAGAAAAAGGGGCTTTCCCGATCGAGGCCAAAGCGCAGGCCGCTTCCGTCGTCGAAGATCATGGCGTCAGAATCCGCAAGGCCGCGGGCAAGGCCTTGACGACGATGATCCGCGATGGTCCACCCGGCCAGCCTTCGATGATCTCTCCGTCGGTCTGGACGTCCAGCCGGGCGTCCGATCGCAGGGTGAACTCGCGGGCCTTGACGATCCGGACTTCGGGCTCGCTGATATGAGCCCCGGTTTTGGTCAAGGCGTAGAGGCGGGCCAACCGGCGCATCGGGCAGGGGCCGATGAGACAGGCGTCCAGGCGGCCGTCGTCGGGATCGGCTTCTGGCGCGATGATCCGCCCGGTGGCCCAAATCCGGGTGTTGGCGAAGACGGCGATGGTGAACGGGCCGTCGATGGCCCCTCCGTCCCAGGCGATCGTCAGCTGGATCGGGATGTCTTTGCTTCGGTAGGCCTGGCGGATGCCCGCCACGCCGGCCAAGGTCTGGCGGCGGGCCAGGCCGGGACGCCGCTCGGCCAGGTCGTAGACATAGCGGTTGACCGCGGCGCCGAGGCCGACGTTGGCTTGGCCCAGGAAATACCCGCGAACCTCTCCGCCTTCGACGACCGCCCCGGCGTCGATCGGGCGGACGCGCCCGTCGCGCAGGACGCGACAGGCCGTCTCGAGCGAATTCAAGCCGAAGGCGGCTGGAATGTCGTTGGACGAGCCGAGCCCGACGAGGCCTAGGATTGGGGCCGGCCCGGCCGCCATCGATTTCCGGCCGAGGAGCTCGTTGACCATGATCAGGAAGGTCGAGTCGCCGCCCGCCCCGACCAGCACTCGGCCTTCCGGCCCGGCGCCGGCCAGCTTGCGGGTCATCTCGCGCAGGTGGTCTTCACTCTGGGTGACGATGAGGGAATAATCCACCCCCAATCGCCGCAGTTCCGCCTCGAGGCGGGTTTGCGTCCGCCTGGCCAGGCCGGAGCCGGCCGAGGGATTGAGGAGAATGGTGATGGGGCCGCGCGCGTCGCTCATGGCGCCTCCCGTTGCATCTCGGCGGCCCGAGCCCGCAGGACGGCCCGCGACCGCTCGATGTCCCCGCGCACGTGCCGCAGGACCGGAATC
Above is a window of Candidatus Aminicenantes bacterium DNA encoding:
- a CDS encoding 6-bladed beta-propeller, which gives rise to MKSPFKIGLVIVVGLGLSMADAADAKGTPGGQAGKPVVVANPKEPVPPSGQRTKVVFREELTIGVEEGDENYMFGSSIQVTADERGGIYVLDWSRKRIQKFDPAGKFLFSIGRAGQGPGEFGNLWEMRFDGRGRIYITDIANKRITFFDKETGRFAEAIKLEASTGAVILLSNGTYFTSTNTREDRPDGPKWAIPYGIFDRDFKLKTEFRRDGVDFTGLPEYADRARFVAGMLSRSAFKPNVITAVTDDERLIVGYPDRYEFTVYDRTGEPRLLIKKDAAPRLVTDGHKDYYFQTAVLSFLASSGGNNRPKDEDVRKAMVYPKLLPAYNQIIPMDDGLLFVVTDTLPRASTVDLFDAKGAWLGSFVTDVPASTLIFRNGKAYGVEEIDDYHYVKRYAYTLQKY
- a CDS encoding 4Fe-4S dicluster domain-containing protein — its product is MLDLLKLRKRHGRPVIKDLRRAEVKAPFRGFPLLREGACPDGCDQCLRACPTGALSIRPLRLDLGACLFCGDCETACPAGMVRSTPAHRLGASKRETLRIGPGETAASFAAKAIGSRREIRRLFGRSLKLRQVSAAGCNGCEMELGACGNVNFDMGRFGVDFVASPRHADGLVLTGPISRNMSPALKDAYRSLGTPRVVVAAGACAIHGGLFAESVDLDRSFLAETPIDLFVPGCPPHPLTFIRAVLDFLGR
- a CDS encoding diacylglycerol kinase family protein, whose protein sequence is MSDARGPITILLNPSAGSGLARRTQTRLEAELRRLGVDYSLIVTQSEDHLREMTRKLAGAGPEGRVLVGAGGDSTFLIMVNELLGRKSMAAGPAPILGLVGLGSSNDIPAAFGLNSLETACRVLRDGRVRPIDAGAVVEGGEVRGYFLGQANVGLGAAVNRYVYDLAERRPGLARRQTLAGVAGIRQAYRSKDIPIQLTIAWDGGAIDGPFTIAVFANTRIWATGRIIAPEADPDDGRLDACLIGPCPMRRLARLYALTKTGAHISEPEVRIVKAREFTLRSDARLDVQTDGEIIEGWPGGPSRIIVVKALPAALRILTP
- a CDS encoding hydrogenase, with the translated sequence MATSAAFKNLQPVPVTEIPRLSPAEFRRAMVEDAEAGRRIVLFFGDREPAGVTLTAVLADDDRSRLFAASTCVGSEARYPAITPDVPAFHLFEREVYEEFGLEPVGHPWLKPVRRGIAGINPAEAPTAFFRMEGDEVHEVGVGPIHAGVIEPGHFRFSCQGEDVHHLEIQLGFQHRGVENLFLRRRDHPAFLLRLAESIAGDSVIGHAGAFAGATEALGRILPARRALMIRVIAQELERIGIHLGDLAALAGDVAYLTGQSVYGALRTKIINTTLALCGSRFGRGLIAVGGVRFDVTPEGRAAVRSVLEEVEEGARLASAVLFGSGSVLARFEKAGIVYPETARQIGLVGPAARASGLARDVRSDHPYGGYAYFPVHKMTLTSGDVFARAYIRSVEIAQSIRLVREQIDLLPEGDLLHPPGPPAAGHLVVSLAEGWRGEIAHAAVTDDEGRLKRYKIKDPSFHNWFGLAMAVRKNGISDFPICNKSFNLSYCGFDL
- a CDS encoding YkgJ family cysteine cluster protein; this translates as MIFDDGSGLRFGLDRESPFFFKCQRCRVCCNNKRIVPDAAEVERMAARLATTPDDFRTRHLDPADGTIRLRPDGDCVFLNEEGCGIHPARPLVCRLFPLGLLRNEAGRERFGLMPLHPDCVGYLSDEGTIAGYLESEGAILIPAAVDP
- a CDS encoding proton-conducting transporter membrane subunit: MAPLLIALPLGLGALAWIARDRRISRAALLGTAAVFLAAVAAWWAGAGRGDSGGGLAAYLSVDAIGLVFLTIMALVFAAAAVASLAYFKEQGLSPRREAAYTAQLLFFAAAMAGVMLARHLALFWVLLEATTLTSALLIYFEKKKSSLEAAWKYVFICSVGIALAFVGIIILTVGSRGINSLFFTELARRAGEINPFWLKMAFAFILVGFGTKIGVAPIHAWLPDAHSEAPAPVSALLSGALLNSSFLGLVRFQAIMIRAGLGGFSDFLLILTGFLSLVVAAAFLLQTVNYKRMLAYSSIENMGILFLGLAFGPAGFFAALLHSAAHSLAKASLFLTSGEILRLYGSKRIDDVRGLLRREPRIGWVWIVSFLAVAGFPPFPAFLSKILLIGAFFAAGSGWLTGPFLALIVVIVFGMGGAVFRMAFGEPPAPAAAERSGLLSYGPQVLLLILLLAIGLSIPAKVLALMREAVGLLN